One Thermogemmatispora onikobensis genomic window carries:
- a CDS encoding GntR family transcriptional regulator, with protein sequence MPTPQQLMPGPTPLYHQLKQILRGGIERGVYRPGDRLPTEQELMQTYGVSRITVRQALNELEDEGLVVRRHGKGTYVAEQRVEQSLVRLTDFVEDMELAGLEPSSRVLAFQREAASRAVASALGLREGEEVMRLDRLRLANGRPMAFDVTWLPMRFGVLLPEEELDRETIYHLLESRYGIPIEAGTFEITAANATPEQAHLLEVPVGAALLLIRRLSCTGGNAPIYIQERYYRPDRVSYRLCLQRRGGAGGRPPTISELRPIFAETVSPSTEAEEDSRATGSVERGEAQHLAEPAEG encoded by the coding sequence ATGCCAACACCACAGCAATTGATGCCGGGGCCGACGCCGCTTTATCACCAGCTCAAGCAGATTCTGCGTGGCGGGATTGAGCGCGGCGTTTATCGTCCTGGTGATCGCCTACCGACCGAGCAGGAGCTGATGCAAACGTACGGAGTCAGCCGCATTACCGTGCGACAGGCCCTCAACGAATTGGAAGACGAGGGCCTGGTCGTGCGGCGTCATGGGAAAGGTACCTATGTAGCCGAGCAGCGCGTCGAGCAGAGCCTTGTCCGTCTGACCGATTTTGTCGAGGACATGGAGCTAGCTGGCCTTGAGCCATCCTCGCGTGTTCTGGCCTTCCAGCGCGAGGCGGCCAGCCGGGCGGTGGCCAGCGCCTTGGGCCTGCGCGAGGGCGAGGAGGTGATGCGCCTCGATCGTCTGCGCCTGGCCAATGGCCGGCCTATGGCTTTCGATGTGACCTGGCTGCCGATGCGCTTCGGCGTGCTCTTGCCCGAGGAGGAGCTAGACCGCGAGACGATCTATCACCTGCTAGAGTCGCGCTACGGCATCCCTATTGAGGCAGGTACCTTTGAGATCACGGCAGCCAATGCGACGCCCGAGCAGGCCCACCTGCTAGAGGTGCCAGTGGGAGCCGCACTATTACTGATCCGCCGCCTCTCTTGCACAGGAGGGAATGCCCCTATTTACATCCAGGAGCGCTACTATCGGCCCGACCGTGTCAGCTATCGGCTCTGCCTGCAGCGGCGCGGGGGAGCAGGAGGTCGCCCACCGACTATCAGCGAGCTGCGCCCGATTTTCGCCGAGACCGTTAGCCCGTCGACCGAGGCTGAAGAAGACAGCCGGGCCACAGGCTCGGTCGAGCGCGGCGAGGCTCAGCACCTCGCTGAGCCTGCAGAGGGGTAA